The Alosa sapidissima isolate fAloSap1 chromosome 12, fAloSap1.pri, whole genome shotgun sequence nucleotide sequence AAGAACTGTTCATATCAGGGCAGTACAGTGctacatatatgtatatgtatcacatgctgcaaaaaaaaaaaaaaaaaaaatcagtctgcTATGGATGATTTACCAGCTTAGCACTGGTGACACCTTATTCAACATGTTTTCTAGAGTGTAGAGTTCCTAGATAAGGTTTTTGTAACTTAAATTTAACTGATAActgatcttgaatttcccctggggatcaataaaatatctatctatctatctatctatctatctatctatctatctatctgatatTCTGACGGCTGCTACTCGTCAAATGTGGGTTGccagacacaaaacaaaaaaaacaaaaaaacatttttaaacttttttggaATTCTGCCTCAAGAAACCTATTCATGGCACACTCAATCTCATTAACATTATTGAATAATGTTTTGGCATGACTTGTCTCACAGCAATATCTCCCATTTCCAAGTCTGACTCATATCAACAAAGATTTTCTTAATCATAACTTGGTTCAGGATACAGTTTACTATATTCAAGATGCATCATGTTCAATCTGCACTGAAGTTGGTACACACCATTTGAATCGGTGATGGCATCCTCTTACAGTACAGACAGTCATCCTTCCTATCGTGCAAGGTTGTGTCAGTTTCACTTCTCAGGTTCTTTACGGCAGACTAGAATGCTTGGTGACTGCAATAGAGAGCAGAGAATGTCATCAGTCTTGGTGTTGGGAATTTCACCATGGCTCTGCCACTTTCGCAGGGTAACTGGAttttcacaaccacacacacatttgagttttcattttctcttctGACACTACGCAAACTACAACCTAAATTATTTACCACTAATAATgattttcctctgtgtgtgtgggggtgagtgttgaACATAATGTTTCCCTTACAATCTGAATGTTTAGACTTGGCTTTCAGAGATTCACATCTGGTTGTTGTCCCACAAGTCTACCCCCGGGGGCTTTGTACAACTGTTGTCCAACAACACTACATACATTTACAGGTTTAGATTCTAAAAAACTAACAATCAATCATCAAAACAGTTAGCACAAGCCTTTTTCACAGATATTGGCTCTACTGAAAAATAATAGGCCAGCATGTGAGCACATAACATATAATTTCTCCTTTATCGCCTTAATTGTGCTGCCAAAATATTAAACATAATAAATCTTTCCTCAAGAAAGTGTTCGGTGCCCGGTCCTTCCCTCTTTGAGAAGACAGAGCACGAGCAAAATGTCTGCAGTTCAAGGAGTCCTCCTGTTCTTTAGCTGAACGAGGCCCCCTAGAGGACGGACCCACCCACTGCCTGCAGGAGCTCAGGAGCCCTGAAGCCATTCACTCTTTCTCCTGCGCAACGGTCCAGCTGGCAAGGGGCCAGGTTTCACGGAGACCTGTCAGGGCAGAGGTAGGGCTGCCCGCAATGTATAGATTTGTATACGTCATGTCATCCGCACCAAACATCGCTGAAGAAGCCCCAGGACCACATACCCGGACCGAGAGCAGGAGGCCAAATGCGTCTGCAGCCACTCGGAGCATCTGGTCTTATGAATTGTTTGGCACGTGTTCATCATTCGGAGGGCTTTCTCCGCTCCCAGGGCCCGGAGGAGAATTCATCTCGGACATTCCGGGTGGGTCTGTGGCCGTGTTCTGGCCACTCAAGCTTTTCCGGCACACAGGGCATGTGTCATgctggggaacacacacacacacacacacacacacacacagatatccacAACAGGTATTAGCGACAAATCTACTGCCTCGTCATCACATCTAAGTGTAGCCTGCTAATCCCCACGCTTCTTGGCTTGGCCTTACCTGTTCCAGCCAGGGCACTATGCAGTCATTGTGAAATAAATGATTGCACGGAAGCTGCCTGACCATCTCCCCAGCACTGTAGTCCTCTTTGCACACCGGGCACTCAAGTCCAGAGCCTGAAACAAAATCGAAAGAATATTCAGGGAAACTGACAGACAATTCAAGTACTTGAGCTACTAGTAATCCTGTGTTTTTAAGACGAAGATGGAGACAGGCTAAGAAGCAAGGCATAGAGTGCCCAGAGATGAATGGGCTTCTTTGCAAACTCACCGACATGTTCATCTGTGATTTCCACCGTAGGAAGGTTTTTGATCTTTTCCCTGTCTGCTGGTGGTGGGCCAGTGTTCTCAAACTGATTTAGTAACTGGTGAAGGTGGGAAAAAGTCTTGTTTTATGTATTCAGATAATTGATCGGCTTGATTGTGCTAATTTTAAGCATGCACATTGGTCTGGTATTATCACCAATATTTCTATACAATTTATATACACTCACCGGCCACTTTAACAGTTACAGCTGTTCAACTGCTAATTAACACAAATATCTAATCAGCCAATAAAATGGCAGCAACTCATTGCATTAAGACATGTAGATATGGCCAAGTTCAAACCAAGCAACAGAATAGAGAAGAAAGGTGATTTAAAGTGTAATTTGGGCAACAATTGACCCCAGGGTGTTTTTCTGTATaaacacacatcaaataagccgtggagacCGTATTTTtcattgatcaaccactacagagcttggccCGGTATATGCTATAGCCCCAAATCACAAACAGTGGATTAACTAGGGGCAGTGAGCCAAACGCTTCCCAAATAACATTTTTAAACCAGTAATATTGctcaaaacagcaccaaaccttgtcagtagcttgctcagggtCCCCTACACATAAACCGAAGCACCAGCAACGTAGTTAGCGAACCCGGAGTTTATTAAAGCAGACTGTTAATATCACAGAAGAGTGAGATCTCACACGGAGCGTGACGTCTATTGCCAGAAGGTACTAACTTATATGGACTTTTCTTCGAGAGGACCTGGTAGGGGAACAGTTGGTAAGTGTTCTTAACAGTCTCCTGTATGTTACCCTTGATTGAATCATCTATCTGCACAGCTACAGTAATTAGTCTGTCAAAGTTAAACTGGCTGCGATAGTAAACGTATTTTTGACGTTTTGCTGTTGGACCCGTGATGAGGACTTAACTGGAGCACTTTTGGGATGTGGTCGAACAGGAGATTGAGTCATGGATGTGCAGCCGACAAATCTAGAATCAACTATGTGATGCCATGCCAATATAGTCAAAAAACTCTGAGGAACGTTTGCAGCGCCTTATCGAAAAAGGGGGTCCAACCCAGGAACTAGCAAGGTGTAACTGATAAAGTGACCGGTGACTGTATgtctacagataaaaaaaaaaaaaaaacataaaaaatgaaaaacatgcCTTATATTTATGAGTTTCATCTTGCATAAACATTGACAGAAACATAAACGTAATCTGAACATTTCACTGCCACTGCCTGACTAGTGTTTGTGCTGTCTATAgagtgtgcatacctgtgtaatgaTTGCATCTAAGCCATTGGCACCCCATGCATAATCCATAGGGTTCGAGTGAAGAACACCCCTGGAAAGAAAGATTTTCTTAAAGCTCAATTTAAATACATAATCGTGTTTAAACAGAGAAATTATAAATGCTGATCTTCACTCTTACCATGGTCCCACACCGATATTTGGCATTGCTGTGGGTGCGATTATTCCATTCACCAGTTGCTGAATGATTCTATAGAATCAtgagcaaaaacataaatatcacTGATATCATTCAGAAATTCTGAAATGAGCTcagtgaataaatgaatgattcAATGAAGTGACCAATGGGTGCATGGAGCTTACCCCTCTAGTGTGGGCACACCCTCGTGCCGTACGGTGTGCCTCCTTGGGACATGGCGTCCCCTGGGCTGCCTGGCACCGTACCGTTGCCGTGATGCCATCTCACGTTCCCGTCTGTTCTCTGCCTCCCGATTGTCTTCCGGTAGCAACCCTGACCCAAGTTCGAAAGGGTCATCAAAGATGCCCAGGGCGAATTGCCCATATGCCGAGGGAAATGTAAACAAATGGTGGTCCATATTCTGTGCAAAGACAACACGTTCAAATGATGATTATGTGCCATGGTCAACATAGCCAACATATTCTCATTAATTGCCTTTACTCTAAGTCCTTGGTTGTACACACAAAGGGTAAAGACAATTGAAAAGAAAGCAAGTACATTTTACAAACCTCAAACCTCTGTTGGTGTTGGTCACTGCTTGATATGCTTGATGTAGACCCATTTTCTGTGCTGAAGGATAAAAGTCATATGGAATCCTTTTAGTGGAGTCAGATGTTGCAGTTCACTAAGGAGCAAGAACTGTAAAGGCACCAGTCTATGTAGACTGAAAATATCAGAACTGATCGATTTCATAATGGGTAACAGATTAGGGCAACTAAGGTCATGTTTGAGGCAACAAAGTTGGCGGATTTTACATCTAAAAGGTCATTGCACTGGATTTGGCAATGAAGTTGGTAAAATTAGTTGATGTTCATCTAGTTGATTAAAGAGTCAATACCTGCATGTTTACCTATTTTACTCATGAGCCATTCCATATCAAATCAGGCagaatccaggaaaatggttgctgcACAGTCTCAGATTTTGCTTAGAGTTTGTCTACATATACTACAAAAACaaaagactaaaaaaaaaaaaatatatatatatatatatatatatatatatatatatatatatatttattattgtacCCACATGACATGCAGCATTTTGTctgcaaatataatactttaTTAATGCTGTGCTAATATTTCAGATATCCACAGCACATGAACATGGAAAAATTAAGGATAAAGGTGTGGTAGCCATTTTGGTAATTTTTATAGGACACAAATAGGTAGCTAGTGGGAACCTGAAAAACTATACAGGTATAGGTCAATATTTCATCAGTTAGTATACAAATGATTTATTTCTCAATGTTGTACCATTTCCTTCATAGACAAATACACTTAATGTGATTGTTATACTGCTGCTTATTCACTCTTGTTCAAGAGGAACTCTATCTAATTACTGTACCTATGGTACATCATTGATACTTTGTAAACTAGGTCTAAATGTCCATTCGTTGAGCTACTTCTACATACATTTTCAAGTTCCTACTGGCAACCACATCATATCATAGTCTTTTGAAAATGACGGCAAAAAGCAACCGTCCCCCATTTTGACAAGGtctgaacaaaatctgagatggtaccaggcttgtgcaaattTCAGAATTTTCTGAATTGGCCTCCATTAAATTCATGGATcggaatttgaattgaattggctctgccccacaggaagttgaattggaattggaatgacagaaaacggaattaaattcatggcaattcaAAGAAATTTCACATAGTCACACAACCgaaagaatgtgttgaatctcacaTACATTCAGTGTTGGGAAGGTTACTTTGGAAATGTAATTGGTTACTGTTATAAGTTACCCGTTATAAATGTATAGTCATTTCCtatgtattagccacattgtgtataaaccgcaggacagtgttttaagccagttaaaaaaacaaaaacaaatgctttGCACTTCACTGGGTCGCACTCTGCACTTTCTCTGTATTATCTGATGCATTTCTCTTTTAAAGAAATACACAAATCAAGAACATACAAACCTTCTCTCCTCCAGTAACTCTTCAATAAAACCAGAATCACAACGAGGGCATGTGTAATCCTGTAAAACACAACCAGCATGTTTACCAGTTCAGTCTTAAATGGGCTGTTAGATAAACAATCCCACATAGATGGTATTATGAATTATGAGTTATGTTGCTaagaaacattacatttcacatGTTAAATCTGTATCAACACAGTGCCTAAAATGGACTACTCAAAGACCTGACTGTAAGACATGGACATATACAACATAATTTTCTGCAGAAAAATCAAGGCATTGTCAATTCATATTACTTAAAAGAATAATGCTTTGCTCAGATAACGCCGGCAGAGATTAAAAATCAATATCCATAGAATATTGACTAAAGGAGCAATAATGTTGGTCAAAGCAGGTAAGTAGGAAGGAAGTTGCCAATTCAGAGGTTCTCAACTTATTGGAGGCACTCAAAGGTCCAACCAAAACGCCAAAGCACACCGACTTAAGGTTACAGATTGTGAAGTATGTCACAATCATTAGCTATAGGCTGTAGCAAGGATGTTCTTTGATTCTGTTGGCCATATCTTTTCTCTCCACATATATAGTGTTGATGAGTGGAGACCACAGCGATAGACATTTGCACATGAGGCTGACGGAGTTGGGGTAATAGATCTGTAGCCTATTATTGCTTCATAGCCACCACTTTGTGATTAACATACCTAATCTGTGTCATTGAAAATAGCCCTATAGTTTATTTCATGAGCATGTAAAAATATTGGGTTCCTAAAAATCCCACGGCACACTATTAACTTAGAGAACCACTGGAGCACTGTACTGGTTGAGATGTAACTGCTACTGTTTGTTGTTGACACAGAAGTGCACTTCAAGCAATCAAGTCTCCAGTGTGTTACCAAGTCAAGAACATGTGAAGGACATGAAGTCAACCGTGGAGCTACACGACTGAACCCTGATTTAAAGCAATTCTAGCAGGGAGACAAATTTGAACAGCTAACATTAGCGTTGTGATAAATGAGCGAATCGATGAATAACAAGCAACCTAACAATACGACCAGAAATATATACCTTCCTGGTGGATAAAACATATCATTTCTAAATGTAGAGGTTGAAAATACACGCCATTAAGTGACAGTTAGGCATAGTCTATCATTAATCTAGACAGCAATCTATTTAAGTTATAACGTTAGTGTGTTAGCTTGTccagctaacatgctagcactATGTGCAGTTTGATTCTTGACACATTGTAAGTTGTTAGggtacgttaacgttagcttggAGGCCATTTACAAATCGAAGGGATCGCTTATCTGAAGCGCTCCCAAAATATGCAACTTGTGTCTAGCAAGTGTGCTTCAACCAGTAGTTACTCACAGGGAGACGGGGACTTATCTCTGTCGAACACCTATGACAGAAAAACCGGTTGGTGGGACATGGTGGAGCTTCTGCCATCTTTCATCACTACCCTCCTAATGAATCATGAGGGGAGGGTTTAAGTACGGATCACTGTCACGGCCAAAAAGAGTTCAACGGTTTAGACAAAGCGTTGGCAGCATAATTATGATTTAATTACAACATAGGCTCTCAATTTCCCAATGTAGGCCATTCAATTTTAGCATACCCGTACAGATCACTCACAGAAAACCAGATCTACATACATAGGTTAGGCAGTTTTACATTTTAAAGATTGCTTAAAAAGCATGCTGTTTATTCGTTTTTGATTACACTAAATTTAAAGAATTGATTAACATTAAAGATCAGTCTGTCTAATTAGGCATAGCCTATCTATTTGAGttgataaatagcctactaaaatGTTATATTTCAAAGAGCGCCACAGGGTGGTGTCCTAGTGGCCAGTCTATGATCATGAATCAGAATGAAATTCCAATTAGCCTGTAATATGCCTGTTTAAATTTTTGTTTACATAATTGTTTTAAATAGGCCGTGTGAATTCATAGTAGCAAAGACAATGCATTTTAAAATGTGATGTAATTTTTCATGCTTAGCAGACTAAGATGCACCTGATTTACATATAGGCGGCCACCCCAACTTGATCTGTGAGCAAATGAGTATAGGCTAAAACAGCCATGGAGTTAGAGCCAGAATCATGCCATAGTCATCTGATCTATGGGCTATCCTAAGCAACAAAAGTTAAGGGAGTGATACATCTGGCATAATTTTCTACATTTTTCACAAGCATCCTTAATATGAATCCCAGATACCCATAACAGACATTCATTTTCCAGAAGCTCGGTGATGCACTTTCATCCAGGCCCAACTGGATCAGTACTCCTCAGTTTTAAAATATCTCTGGCACTACATCTCACATGGAAGTAGGAGTGCCTATCTGACAGCCTGTTATCCATTTCCCTTTCAAAGAGGGCAATGTTAAAACTTCCCTAAATGCTTGTTGACATTTAGGAGCATATTCTCCATCTGTTGCACAGTAGGAGGCAAGTTGTTAAATCCACCTGACCTATTTATGCACACTAACTCACTATGTGGAGGCTTTTTGACATGCATTTAAATCttgataaacaaacaaaaccaaaataaaTACACCCTATGCAATTGACTCCACTGCAAGAAATCAGTGCACAAAGAGTTTGGGTCTCTGTATGAAACACGAGCACCAACTtgtctgagagagggagattaaACAAAGATTAAATTAGGAATATTAGAAGAACATTGTAATTCTATCAGGCTGGGGTTCCGTTGgcctgtgttgtgtctgtgcacTGTGGGAGCTGCAGAGTCACCACTGTCCCATGGACTGCGATTAGAAAGGTCTGATACCAGAGAAGTTGCTATGTCTGTGTCAGTGAAGTGAGCCATTGTCTCCCGGTTCCAAATGCGTCATCGCAGCAGCCCAGTGTTCATTGTAGCACTCAGAATGAAGAGAATGAAGGGCCAGGAACAGGTCATGAAATTGACACAAATGCAGACAGCAACATGTTCTTTCTGTGAGGAGAGAAGTATTGATATACATAGCTTTGACTTTTTGAATGAAGAgttacaatgttttgctgattgagggccagagacagttCATGAAATTGACACAAATGCAGACAGCAACATGTTCTTTCTGTGAGGAGAGAAGTATTGATATACATagctttgacattttgaatttttaaacaaaattccCTTGCATTGAGATTCGTTGCTGTCGTGAAAGGTATGTTATTCTTTTCTTAATTACATGTTTTACTGGCATTACAAAGAAAAACAGCATTGTCACTTCATCTTGGTGTTTTGGAAAAATTGAATGTTTGTCTCCTGTGGTTTCTGTCTGGCAgttatttgtttcttttttcttccttaAACTGTGGAAGAAGGTTGCTAGCCTTGTTCAAAGGATTAACTTGGAAATCTGATTCTAGGAGTAAACATGCTTGAATAGCTTTCTGGACCACACAAACCTTTGGAAATATAACACTTTGTTAAATACTATATGCACAACATCTGAATTGTCCACTCCTTGTGACATACATTGTGGCTGTCGGTCAAACTGAACCCCATTACCAAATTTCCAGGAAATTCGGCTGGTCTCAGGATAACCCACAGTGCCCACATGGTTAAACGTGTTAATTACCCTCCTGGTGAGTTGCCTCAGGGGCAACTGTCACCTCACAGAGCAGTTCCAGACTCTCCAGCGGGGAAGGCTGTGTGCACAGTTCCGGCCGGCGGCGGGCCCCCAGTGCACAGACACAGCAATAACAGCAGACTGGAACTTCCTGGGCCTCTTAGTCATGGCTCACTTGTTTTTTACTcctccccacccacacacacccccgcccTCCTCCTGAAGCGGAGTCCATCACGAAATGTACATTTGCTGACGGGATGTGTCAGAGCAGGAGTTGAGAAACACTTTACAGCATCCTGGAAATGATTGCCTGACTGCCATGGAGGGCTATAGAGGCTTTGCTACCCACTAAAGCATTTACTTAAGGGGAAGATGGAAACACTTTAAGCACTTGCAGAGAACAAGATACAACATATAATTAAGGTCAGATTAAACAGAATCAAGTCTTTTCAATCACAAGGCCCAGACTCCTTGAAATATTCTTTCTGGGAAAAATCCTTCACAGTTTTACTTTTCCATTGTGGTGGTGAGAGACTGTCATAAATATTGTCCCTATTGCAAAAGACACAATGATTCCATCACTTCCCCGCCAGAGAGTATGGATGACAGAGCACCATGTGGGCACAATTAACAGCTGAATTTCACGCCTTTATTCATCCGATTGCAATGGATTAAC carries:
- the LOC121725002 gene encoding E3 ubiquitin-protein ligase RNF126-like, with the translated sequence MAEAPPCPTNRFFCHRCSTEISPRLPDYTCPRCDSGFIEELLEERSTENGSTSSISSSDQHQQRFENMDHHLFTFPSAYGQFALGIFDDPFELGSGLLPEDNREAENRREREMASRQRYGARQPRGRHVPRRHTVRHEGVPTLEGIIQQLVNGIIAPTAMPNIGVGPWGVLHSNPMDYAWGANGLDAIITQLLNQFENTGPPPADREKIKNLPTVEITDEHVGSGLECPVCKEDYSAGEMVRQLPCNHLFHNDCIVPWLEQHDTCPVCRKSLSGQNTATDPPGMSEMNSPPGPGSGESPPNDEHVPNNS